One stretch of Corvus hawaiiensis isolate bCorHaw1 chromosome 1, bCorHaw1.pri.cur, whole genome shotgun sequence DNA includes these proteins:
- the NACAD gene encoding NAC-alpha domain-containing protein 1 isoform X17, whose protein sequence is MPEGAEAAPPPMPAIPPPMPAKEEARPPPEGASCDPGPAAAAPPGSPCRPPPPADPLDTRIVMGEETRCPPPEPRGGPPVPCPFPAPPKEPPPGRPPALDPELFFTAPSTPVRAGGVRPPPHEEPTDGDSEGLCSPPTSPSGSYMTAEGGSWGSSGTASTSPSCSPNLAAEAEGLGEAEGEAEGLGGALVLPPGLGDPPAFPPLSPEEEEEEDDDEDGPFALPGCADDEEDDDEDGQTPEEEEEEDEDEDEGSGLIPAALLPFRGSLLFQAEAVEISPRAPAEEEDEEDEGSTSASFLRSLSESSIPEGGDEAFAFRDDTDASSDSAAYDGDEDERLYGTERHAGDTGTLPGTPPALLGPAGVELHLHAGSPCHPPGQDTAPGSLGTPLAPPGGDAELDGDAFVTITGAWPPPEPPEELAATEGSGAAPGQGPCPELPVTGPVPRLLCAGDPQSHQLGGANGEPQDGPGGDSDGDNDIELSTGTADGHSELDSAAPSLGTSVTPTPLDEMDTAANNVVTPVTPSLMDTVYTDLVSPVIPTPLDEMDTAATSPVTPSPSDEPDTVATDMVTPGTPSPLDEPDTADTDVVTPSLMDSTATSLMAPSPSDAAATDAVTLVTPSPPDELDTMATSLVTPSPPDEPDTVATSLVTPSPPDELDTVATSLVTPSPPDEPDTVATSLVTPSPPDEPDAMAISLVTPVTPSPPDEPDTVATSLVTPSPPDEPDTVATDLVTPVTPSPLDELDIMATDLVTPVTLSLLDKMEVVDTVLVTPVTSTLKDAVAIDLVASVTPTLMAAAATNLVTSVTPPPLDERDTVAIDLVTSVTPALLDTTDTAPVTPSVADTTDTTPVTPVIPTPRDETATVTTDAATPSPIDTMATHPVTPSPPAAAPAPCPPPRAVSPVALAAGVAPSQESSAVPPCPLAQGTLSQPPGDVPEESEHAATASPKALSPELPDTSRSRTASSFVTAPEGSAGETPPRPPEPRGEPEEEEEEDEDAAPVPPSPQFTASEREVFVGIPPAPPELLPPPGAFSGRGAGPAVTAPLRGAPGALPPALQEPPTPRPGPEPPGHAAGGTDAKVPPSPPGPPAAPPEQQEEEEAVAGVAPGPLPAAGAQPGPPPEPPRPAPPKLSQVPPPATPAPLAPSPPRAPRSQEPPPGLPLSRKHLEAPQPSSQKEPEPRGRAGGPGAGGGRAAPRGSLQSESSSSSEAEAPRPPPAPQRCQPNHRGSGNESESNDESIPELEEPEGSEPPPAQPQVPLGHALGPGEEPLSKAKQSRSEKKARKAMSKLGLRQIHGVTRITIRKSKNILFVISKPDVFKSPVSDIYIVFGEAKIEDLSQQVHKAAAEKFKVPLEHSALVTDAAPALAIKEESEEEEEVDETGLEVRDIELVMAQANVSRPKAVRALRHNNNDIVNAIMELTM, encoded by the exons ATGCCGGAGGGAGCGGAGGCAG CCCCCCCGCCGATGCCTGCGATCCCCCCGCCGATGCCGGCCAAGGAAGAGGCTCGTCCCCCGCCCGAGGGGGCCAGCTGTgaccccggccccgccgccgccgccccccccggCTCTCCCTgccggccgcccccgcccgcggACCCGCTGGATACCCGCATTGTGATGGGGGAGGAGACGCGCTGCCCCCCGCCCGAGCCTCGGGGGGGGCCCCCCGTGCCTTGCCCCTTCCCCGCGCCCCCCAAGGAGCCCCCCCCGGGCCGCCCCCCCGCGCTGGACCCCGAGCTGTTCTTCACGGCCCCCTCGACGCCGGTGCGGGCGGGGGGGGTGCGGCCGCCCCCCCACGAGGAGCCGACGGACGGGGACAGCGAGGGGCTGTGCTCGCCCCCCACGTCCCCCTCGGGGTCTTACATGACGGCCGAGGGCGGCAGCTGGGGCTCCTCGGGCACGGCCAGCACCTCCCCGTCCTGCTCCCCCAACCTGGCGGCCGAGGCTGAAGGCCTGGGCGAGGCTGAGGGCGAGGCTGAAGGTCTGGGGGGGGCCCTGGTGCTGCCCCCCGGCCTGGGGGACCCCCCGGCCttccccccactgtcccccgaggaggaggaggaggaggatgatgacGAAGACGGCCCCTTCGCCCTGCCGGGCTGTGCGGACgatgaggaggatgatgatgaggatGGGCAGACgccggaggaggaggaggaggaggatgaggacgaggacgagggcTCGGGGCTGATCCCGGCGGCGCTGCTCCCGTTCCGCGGCAGCCTCCTCTTCCAGGCCGAGGCCGTGGAGATCTCGCCCCGGGCCCCCgccgaggaggaggacgaggaggacgaagGCAGCACCTCGGCGTCCTTCCTGCGCTCGCTGTCCGAGAGCTCCATCCCCGAGGGCGGGGACGAGGCTTTCGCCTTCCGCGACGACACCGACGCCTCCTCGGACTCGGCCGCTTACGACGGGGACGAGGACGAGCGGCTCTACGGCACCGAGCGGCAcgcgggggacacggggacactcCCGGGCACCCCCCCGGCACTCCTCGGCCCCGCCGGCGTCGAGCTCCACCTCCATGCCGGGTCCCCGTGTCACCCCCCGGGCCAGGACACGGCTCCCGGATctttggggacacccctggcACCCCCTGGAGGGGACGCAGAGCTGGACGGCGACGCCTTTGTCACCATCACGGGGGCGTGGCCCCCGCCGGAGCCCCCCGAGGAGCTGGCAGCGACAGAAGGTTCTGGAGCGGCGCCGGGACAGGGACCTtgcccagagctgccagtgACTGGCCCTGTCCCCCGGCTGCTCTGTGCCGGGGACCCCCAGAGCCACCAGCTGGGGGGGGCCAATGGGGAGCCCCAGGACGGCCCTGGGGGTGACAGTGATGGTGACAATGACATTGAGCTCAGCACTGGGACAGCTGATGGCCACAGCGAGCTGGactctgcagcccccagcttGGGCACATCAGTGACACCGACCCCCCTGGATGAGATGGACACTGCAGCCAATAATGTGGTGACACCAGTGACACCCAGCCTGATGGACACAGTGTACACGGACCTGGTGTCACCAGTGATACCAACCCCACTGGACGAGATGGACACTGCAGCCACCAGCCCAGTGACACCCAGCCCGTCTGATGAGCCGGACACTGTGGCCACTGACATGGTGACACCAGGGACACCAAGCCCACTGGATGAGCCAGACACTGCAGACACTGATGTGGTGACACCCAGCCTGATGGACAGCACAGCTACCAGCCTGATGGCACCCAGCCCGTCAGATGCTGCAGCCACTGATGCAGTGACACTGGTGACACCAAGCCCCCCAGATGAGCTGGACACTATGGCCACCAGCCTGGTGACACCAAGCCCACCAGATGAGCCAGACACTGTGGCCACCAGCCTGGTGACACCAAGCCCACCAGATGAGCTGGACACTGTGGCCACCAGCCTGGTGACACCAAGCCCACCAGATGAGCCGGACACTGTGGCCACCAGCCTGGTGACACCAAGCCCACCAGATGAGCCGGATGCTATGGCCATCAGCCTGGTGACACCAGTGACACCAAGCCCACCAGATGAACCGGACACTGTGGCCACCAGCCTG GTGACACCAAGCCCACCAGATGAGCCGGACACTGTGGCCACTGACCTGGTGACACCAGTGACACCAAGCCCACTAGATGAGCTGGACATCATGGCCACTGACCTGGTGACACCGGTGACACTCAGCCTGCTGGACAAGATGGAAGTTGTGGACACTGTCCTGGTAACACCAGTGACATCCACCCTGAAGGATGCTGTGGCCATTGACTTGGTGGCATCAGTGACACCCACCCTGATGGCCGCTGCAGCCACCAACCTGGTGACATCAGTGACGCCACCACCCCTGGATGAGAGGGACACTGTAGCCATCGACCTGGTGACATCGGTGACACCTGCCCTGTTGGACACCACAGACACCGCCCCAGTGACCCCAAGCGTGGCGGACACCACGGATACCACACCGGTGACACCGGTGATACCAACCCCCCGCGATGAGACGGCCACCGTGACCACTGACGCAGCGACTCCCAGCCCAATAGACACCATGGCCACCCACCCGgtgacccccagccccccggccgctgctcctgccccatgtccccctcCCCGGGCCGTGTCCCCCGTGGCTCTGGCAGCCGGGGTGGCCCCATCCCAAGAGTCCTCAgctgtccccccgtgtcccctggcACAGGGGACGCTGTCACAGCCCCCTGGGGATGTCCCTGAGGAGTCGGAGCACGCGGCCACCGCCTCGCCCAAGGCTTTGTCCCCGGAGCTGCCGGACACGTCGCGCTCCCGCACCGCCTCCAGCTTCGTCACCGCCCCCGAGGGCAGCGCCGGAgagacccccccgcgcccccccgagccccgcggAGAGcccgaggaggaggaagaagaggatgaGGATGCGGCCCCCGTGCCCCCCTCGCCGCAGTTCACGGCCTCGGAGCGGGAGGTGTTTGTGGGGatccccccggccccccccgaACTGCTCCCACCACCCGGTGCCTTTtcggggcgcggggccgggccggctgTCACCGCCCCGCTCCGGGGGGCCCCGGGGGCCCTGCCCCCCGCCCTGCAGGAGCCGCCCACCCCCCGGCCGGGCCCTGAGCCCCCCGGCCACGCTGCAGGGGGCACCGATGCCAAAGTCCCCCCAAGTCCCCCGGGcccccccgcggccccccccgagcagcaggaggaagaggaggccgTGGCGGGGGTCGCACCCGGCCCTCTGCCAGCTGCGGGGGCTCAGCCGGGGCCTCCTCCCGAGCCCCCCCGCCCTGCGCCCCCCAAACTCAGCCAAGTGCCTCCTCCCGCCACGCCGGCCCCGCTGGCCCCGAgccccccccgggccccccgcaGCCAGGAGCcccccccggggctgcccctCTCCAGGAAGCACCTCGAAG ccccccagccctcctcGCAGAAGGAGCCggagccccggggccgggcagggggcccaggggctggggggggccgggccgccccccggGGGTCTCTGCAGTCGGAGTCGAGCTCGTCCAGCGAGGCTGaggccccccggccccccccggccccccagCGCTGCCAGCCCAACCATCGAG GGTCCGGGAACGAGTCTGAGAGCAACGACGAGTCCATCCCGGAGCTGGAGGAACCCGAGGGCTCGGAGCcgccccctgcccagccccag GTGCCCCTCGGCCACGCCCTCGGCCCCGGAGAGGAACCGCTCAGCAAAGCCAAGCAGAGCCGCAGCGAGAAGAAGGCCCGGAAG GCCATGTCCAAGCTGGGGCTGCGGCAGATCCACGGTGTCACCCGTATCACCATCCGCAAATCCAAGAACATCCTGTTCGTCATTTCCAAACCCGACGTCTTCAAGAGCCCCGTGTCCGACATCTACATCGTCTTCGGGGAGGCCAAG ATCGAGGACCTGTCCCAGCAAGTGCACAAGGCGGCGGCTGAGAAGTTCAAGGTGCCCCTGGAGCACTCGGCACTCGTGACCGACGCTGCACCTGCCCTGGCCATCAAGGAGGagagcgaggaggaggaggag GTGGACGAGACGGGGCTGGAGGTGCGGGACATCGAGCTGGTGATGGCCCAGGCCAACGTGTCACGGCCCAAGGCCGTGCGAGCGCTGCGGCACAACAACAACGACATCGTCAACGCCATCATG GAACTGACCATGTAG
- the NACAD gene encoding NAC-alpha domain-containing protein 1 isoform X11 yields MPEGAEAAPPPMPAIPPPMPAKEEARPPPEGASCDPGPAAAAPPGSPCRPPPPADPLDTRIVMGEETRCPPPEPRGGPPVPCPFPAPPKEPPPGRPPALDPELFFTAPSTPVRAGGVRPPPHEEPTDGDSEGLCSPPTSPSGSYMTAEGGSWGSSGTASTSPSCSPNLAAEAEGLGEAEGEAEGLGGALVLPPGLGDPPAFPPLSPEEEEEEDDDEDGPFALPGCADDEEDDDEDGQTPEEEEEEDEDEDEGSGLIPAALLPFRGSLLFQAEAVEISPRAPAEEEDEEDEGSTSASFLRSLSESSIPEGGDEAFAFRDDTDASSDSAAYDGDEDERLYGTERHAGDTGTLPGTPPALLGPAGVELHLHAGSPCHPPGQDTAPGSLGTPLAPPGGDAELDGDAFVTITGAWPPPEPPEELAATEGSGAAPGQGPCPELPVTGPVPRLLCAGDPQSHQLGGANGEPQDGPGGDSDGDNDIELSTGTADGHSELDSAAPSLGTSVTPTPLDEMDTAANNVVTPVTPSLMDTVYTDLVSPVIPTPLDEMDTAATSPVTPSPSDEPDTVATDMVTPGTPSPLDEPDTADTDVVTPSLMDSTATSLMAPSPSDAAATDAVTLVTPSPPDELDTMATSLVTPSPPDEPDTVATSLVTPSPPDELDTVATSLVTPSPPDEPDTVATSLVTPSPPDEPDAMAISLVTPVTPSPPDEPDTVATSLVTPVTPSPPDEPDAVATSLVTPVTPSPSDELDTMATDLVTPVTPSPSDEPDTMATDLVTPSPSDELDTVATSLVTPVTPSPPDELDAVATSLVTPVTPSPPDEPDTMATSLVTPSPPDEPDAVATDLVTPSPPDEPDTVATDLVTPVTPSPLDELDIMATDLVTPVTLSLLDKMEVVDTVLVTPVTSTLKDAVAIDLVASVTPTLMAAAATNLVTSVTPPPLDERDTVAIDLVTSVTPALLDTTDTAPVTPSVADTTDTTPVTPVIPTPRDETATVTTDAATPSPIDTMATHPVTPSPPAAAPAPCPPPRAVSPVALAAGVAPSQESSAVPPCPLAQGTLSQPPGDVPEESEHAATASPKALSPELPDTSRSRTASSFVTAPEGSAGETPPRPPEPRGEPEEEEEEDEDAAPVPPSPQFTASEREVFVGIPPAPPELLPPPGAFSGRGAGPAVTAPLRGAPGALPPALQEPPTPRPGPEPPGHAAGGTDAKVPPSPPGPPAAPPEQQEEEEAVAGVAPGPLPAAGAQPGPPPEPPRPAPPKLSQVPPPATPAPLAPSPPRAPRSQEPPPGLPLSRKHLEAPQPSSQKEPEPRGRAGGPGAGGGRAAPRGSLQSESSSSSEAEAPRPPPAPQRCQPNHRGSGNESESNDESIPELEEPEGSEPPPAQPQVPLGHALGPGEEPLSKAKQSRSEKKARKAMSKLGLRQIHGVTRITIRKSKNILFVISKPDVFKSPVSDIYIVFGEAKIEDLSQQVHKAAAEKFKVPLEHSALVTDAAPALAIKEESEEEEEVDETGLEVRDIELVMAQANVSRPKAVRALRHNNNDIVNAIMELTM; encoded by the exons ATGCCGGAGGGAGCGGAGGCAG CCCCCCCGCCGATGCCTGCGATCCCCCCGCCGATGCCGGCCAAGGAAGAGGCTCGTCCCCCGCCCGAGGGGGCCAGCTGTgaccccggccccgccgccgccgccccccccggCTCTCCCTgccggccgcccccgcccgcggACCCGCTGGATACCCGCATTGTGATGGGGGAGGAGACGCGCTGCCCCCCGCCCGAGCCTCGGGGGGGGCCCCCCGTGCCTTGCCCCTTCCCCGCGCCCCCCAAGGAGCCCCCCCCGGGCCGCCCCCCCGCGCTGGACCCCGAGCTGTTCTTCACGGCCCCCTCGACGCCGGTGCGGGCGGGGGGGGTGCGGCCGCCCCCCCACGAGGAGCCGACGGACGGGGACAGCGAGGGGCTGTGCTCGCCCCCCACGTCCCCCTCGGGGTCTTACATGACGGCCGAGGGCGGCAGCTGGGGCTCCTCGGGCACGGCCAGCACCTCCCCGTCCTGCTCCCCCAACCTGGCGGCCGAGGCTGAAGGCCTGGGCGAGGCTGAGGGCGAGGCTGAAGGTCTGGGGGGGGCCCTGGTGCTGCCCCCCGGCCTGGGGGACCCCCCGGCCttccccccactgtcccccgaggaggaggaggaggaggatgatgacGAAGACGGCCCCTTCGCCCTGCCGGGCTGTGCGGACgatgaggaggatgatgatgaggatGGGCAGACgccggaggaggaggaggaggaggatgaggacgaggacgagggcTCGGGGCTGATCCCGGCGGCGCTGCTCCCGTTCCGCGGCAGCCTCCTCTTCCAGGCCGAGGCCGTGGAGATCTCGCCCCGGGCCCCCgccgaggaggaggacgaggaggacgaagGCAGCACCTCGGCGTCCTTCCTGCGCTCGCTGTCCGAGAGCTCCATCCCCGAGGGCGGGGACGAGGCTTTCGCCTTCCGCGACGACACCGACGCCTCCTCGGACTCGGCCGCTTACGACGGGGACGAGGACGAGCGGCTCTACGGCACCGAGCGGCAcgcgggggacacggggacactcCCGGGCACCCCCCCGGCACTCCTCGGCCCCGCCGGCGTCGAGCTCCACCTCCATGCCGGGTCCCCGTGTCACCCCCCGGGCCAGGACACGGCTCCCGGATctttggggacacccctggcACCCCCTGGAGGGGACGCAGAGCTGGACGGCGACGCCTTTGTCACCATCACGGGGGCGTGGCCCCCGCCGGAGCCCCCCGAGGAGCTGGCAGCGACAGAAGGTTCTGGAGCGGCGCCGGGACAGGGACCTtgcccagagctgccagtgACTGGCCCTGTCCCCCGGCTGCTCTGTGCCGGGGACCCCCAGAGCCACCAGCTGGGGGGGGCCAATGGGGAGCCCCAGGACGGCCCTGGGGGTGACAGTGATGGTGACAATGACATTGAGCTCAGCACTGGGACAGCTGATGGCCACAGCGAGCTGGactctgcagcccccagcttGGGCACATCAGTGACACCGACCCCCCTGGATGAGATGGACACTGCAGCCAATAATGTGGTGACACCAGTGACACCCAGCCTGATGGACACAGTGTACACGGACCTGGTGTCACCAGTGATACCAACCCCACTGGACGAGATGGACACTGCAGCCACCAGCCCAGTGACACCCAGCCCGTCTGATGAGCCGGACACTGTGGCCACTGACATGGTGACACCAGGGACACCAAGCCCACTGGATGAGCCAGACACTGCAGACACTGATGTGGTGACACCCAGCCTGATGGACAGCACAGCTACCAGCCTGATGGCACCCAGCCCGTCAGATGCTGCAGCCACTGATGCAGTGACACTGGTGACACCAAGCCCCCCAGATGAGCTGGACACTATGGCCACCAGCCTGGTGACACCAAGCCCACCAGATGAGCCAGACACTGTGGCCACCAGCCTGGTGACACCAAGCCCACCAGATGAGCTGGACACTGTGGCCACCAGCCTGGTGACACCAAGCCCACCAGATGAGCCGGACACTGTGGCCACCAGCCTGGTGACACCAAGCCCACCAGATGAGCCGGATGCTATGGCCATCAGCCTGGTGACACCAGTGACACCAAGCCCACCAGATGAACCGGACACTGTGGCCACCAGCCTG GTGACACCTGTGACACCAAGCCCACCAGATGAGCCGGATGCTGTGGCCACCAGCCTGGTGACACCTGTGACACCAAGCCCATCAGATGAGCTGGACACTATGGCCACCGACCTGGTGACACCTGTGACACCAAGCCCATCAGATGAGCCGGACACTATGGCCACTGACCTGGTGACACCAAGCCCATCAGATGAGCTGGACACTGTGGCCACCAGCCTGGTGACACCTGTGACACCAAGCCCACCAGATGAGCTGGACGCTGTGGCCACCAGCCTGGTAACACCTGTGACACCAAGCCCACCAGATGAGCCGGACACTATGGCCACCAGCCTGGTGACACCAAGTCCACCAGATGAGCCGGATGCTGTGGCCACCGACCTGGTGACACCAAGCCCACCAGATGAGCCGGACACTGTGGCCACTGACCTGGTGACACCAGTGACACCAAGCCCACTAGATGAGCTGGACATCATGGCCACTGACCTGGTGACACCGGTGACACTCAGCCTGCTGGACAAGATGGAAGTTGTGGACACTGTCCTGGTAACACCAGTGACATCCACCCTGAAGGATGCTGTGGCCATTGACTTGGTGGCATCAGTGACACCCACCCTGATGGCCGCTGCAGCCACCAACCTGGTGACATCAGTGACGCCACCACCCCTGGATGAGAGGGACACTGTAGCCATCGACCTGGTGACATCGGTGACACCTGCCCTGTTGGACACCACAGACACCGCCCCAGTGACCCCAAGCGTGGCGGACACCACGGATACCACACCGGTGACACCGGTGATACCAACCCCCCGCGATGAGACGGCCACCGTGACCACTGACGCAGCGACTCCCAGCCCAATAGACACCATGGCCACCCACCCGgtgacccccagccccccggccgctgctcctgccccatgtccccctcCCCGGGCCGTGTCCCCCGTGGCTCTGGCAGCCGGGGTGGCCCCATCCCAAGAGTCCTCAgctgtccccccgtgtcccctggcACAGGGGACGCTGTCACAGCCCCCTGGGGATGTCCCTGAGGAGTCGGAGCACGCGGCCACCGCCTCGCCCAAGGCTTTGTCCCCGGAGCTGCCGGACACGTCGCGCTCCCGCACCGCCTCCAGCTTCGTCACCGCCCCCGAGGGCAGCGCCGGAgagacccccccgcgcccccccgagccccgcggAGAGcccgaggaggaggaagaagaggatgaGGATGCGGCCCCCGTGCCCCCCTCGCCGCAGTTCACGGCCTCGGAGCGGGAGGTGTTTGTGGGGatccccccggccccccccgaACTGCTCCCACCACCCGGTGCCTTTtcggggcgcggggccgggccggctgTCACCGCCCCGCTCCGGGGGGCCCCGGGGGCCCTGCCCCCCGCCCTGCAGGAGCCGCCCACCCCCCGGCCGGGCCCTGAGCCCCCCGGCCACGCTGCAGGGGGCACCGATGCCAAAGTCCCCCCAAGTCCCCCGGGcccccccgcggccccccccgagcagcaggaggaagaggaggccgTGGCGGGGGTCGCACCCGGCCCTCTGCCAGCTGCGGGGGCTCAGCCGGGGCCTCCTCCCGAGCCCCCCCGCCCTGCGCCCCCCAAACTCAGCCAAGTGCCTCCTCCCGCCACGCCGGCCCCGCTGGCCCCGAgccccccccgggccccccgcaGCCAGGAGCcccccccggggctgcccctCTCCAGGAAGCACCTCGAAG ccccccagccctcctcGCAGAAGGAGCCggagccccggggccgggcagggggcccaggggctggggggggccgggccgccccccggGGGTCTCTGCAGTCGGAGTCGAGCTCGTCCAGCGAGGCTGaggccccccggccccccccggccccccagCGCTGCCAGCCCAACCATCGAG GGTCCGGGAACGAGTCTGAGAGCAACGACGAGTCCATCCCGGAGCTGGAGGAACCCGAGGGCTCGGAGCcgccccctgcccagccccag GTGCCCCTCGGCCACGCCCTCGGCCCCGGAGAGGAACCGCTCAGCAAAGCCAAGCAGAGCCGCAGCGAGAAGAAGGCCCGGAAG GCCATGTCCAAGCTGGGGCTGCGGCAGATCCACGGTGTCACCCGTATCACCATCCGCAAATCCAAGAACATCCTGTTCGTCATTTCCAAACCCGACGTCTTCAAGAGCCCCGTGTCCGACATCTACATCGTCTTCGGGGAGGCCAAG ATCGAGGACCTGTCCCAGCAAGTGCACAAGGCGGCGGCTGAGAAGTTCAAGGTGCCCCTGGAGCACTCGGCACTCGTGACCGACGCTGCACCTGCCCTGGCCATCAAGGAGGagagcgaggaggaggaggag GTGGACGAGACGGGGCTGGAGGTGCGGGACATCGAGCTGGTGATGGCCCAGGCCAACGTGTCACGGCCCAAGGCCGTGCGAGCGCTGCGGCACAACAACAACGACATCGTCAACGCCATCATG GAACTGACCATGTAG